From the genome of Triticum aestivum cultivar Chinese Spring chromosome 3B, IWGSC CS RefSeq v2.1, whole genome shotgun sequence, one region includes:
- the LOC123066370 gene encoding UPF0481 protein At3g47200 codes for MILLAGISSNLCSTEGVELDRISTGEQCNDQKDPDQPKCDPISDWHHCHAFRDLLLLENQLPFSIVKRIYGLLVGEDAPDLLTEKIGEYLELNIQKYTTVARKFDGQKDFHHLLQLYHMYFRPQQRIQPEQHFQIRNRWLHPLTTLWRTYLNRSYFEDLSTNQQTTHVSSCQTLNRWRRAEQYHEAGIEFKSKEHNKHNPPSLLDITFDKGQVQIPCLLIDENTICLFRNLVALEQTCSQFGNDVTAYIAFISQLVSTPCDVALLARKGIIVHHLRTDEEVSTLFSRLGKNVDFDQNGAHYLKSVCCMMEDYYQNRVNRWMAWLWHNHLRNPWLVLAVVAAALVLLCTVIQSLLALLAYLDQTTYNS; via the coding sequence ATGATATTGCTTGCTGGGATATCATCCAATTTATGTTCAACAGAAGGCGTGGAACTTGACCGTATTAGTACAGGCGAACAATGCAATGATCAGAAGGATCCTGACCAACCCAAATGTGACCCGATTTCTGATTGGCATCACTGCCATGCATTCCGTGACCTACTTCTTCTTGAGAACCAACTACCATTTTCCATTGTGAAGAGAATATATGGGTTACTTGTGGGAGAAGATGCTCCAGATCTGCTTACCGAGAAGATTGGTGAATATTTAGAACTTAATATTCAGAAGTACACAACAGTTGCTCGTAAATTTGATGGGCAAAAAGACTTCCACCACTTGCTCCAGTTGTATCATATGTACTTCCGACCTCAACAAAGGATTCAACCAGAGCAACATTTTCAAATTAGAAACAGATGGTTGCATCCTCTCACTACTTTGTGGCGCACATATCTCAACCGGAGTTATTTCGAAGACTTGTCTACCAATCAGCAGACAACTCATGTAAGTTCTTGTCAGACACTGAATCGGTGGCGACGAGCAGAACAATATCATGAAGCTGGAATTGAGTTTAAGAGCAAAGAGCACAACAAACACAACCCACCATCTCTTTTGGACATAACTTTTGACAAGGGTCAGGTGCAAATTCCATGCTTGCTTATTGATGAAAATACCATTTGCCTCTTCAGGAACTTGGTTGCACTTGAGCAAACATGCTCGCAGTTTGGAAATGATGTCACTGCCTATATCGCTTTTATTTCCCAGCTTGTTAGTACACCATGTGATGTTGCACTGCTTGCTCGCAAAGGAATAATCGTGCACCACTTGCGCACCGATGAAGAAGTGTCAACTCTTTTCAGTAGGCTGGGAAAGAATGTGGACTTTGATCAGAATGGTGCACACTATCTTAAATCGGTTTGCTGTATGATGGAAGATTATTATCAGAATCGCGTAAATAGATGGATGGCCTGGTTGTGGCATAACCATCTCAGGAATCCGTGGTTGGTCTTGGCAGTTGTAGCAGCAGCTCTTGTTCTTCTCTGCACGGTTATCCAATCATTGTTAGCCTTGCTTGCGTATTTGGATCAAACAACATATAACAGTTAG